DNA from Granulicella arctica:
CCGGACATGACCAAATACTTCACACATGAGAAACTCGCAACCCCGAGCTACACCACCATCCAAATCGATGGCGGAGCGCCCTTCAGTGCCACAGGTTCCTTCGAAACCCATCTTGACCTCCAGCAGAGCGGCGGCATGGCCCCGGATGCCAAGGTGATCCTCTACAACCTGCCCGACCTCTCCGATGCCCACATCATGGACGGCCTGTCGCAGATCCTCGCCGATAACAAGGCCGACGTGGTCAGCATGTCCTTCGGCGCTCCCGAGCTCTTCTACACCGCGGCCTACAACGACGGAACCGACTACACCTACCTCTTTCAAGAGGAGGATGACCTGATGGCCCAGGGCAACGCTCAGGGCATCACCTTCATCGCCTCCTCCGGAGACTCCGGCGCTCTGAGCGCCTTTCCTGTAGTCTGCTTCAACGGTGGCCCCGATTGCGGCTCCGCTGAGGCTTCGGTCCAGTTTCCAGCCTCCAGTCCCCATGTCACCGGCGTTGGCGGCACCAATCTCATCACCACCTACACCGGCAGCACCAGCGACCTCAACTCAACCTATATACGCGAGGAAGCCTACGCCGATCCGCTTTCATCGGATATCTTCTACGGCACCTCGGCCACCGGTAGCTACTGGGGCTCAGGCGGCGGGGACAGCATCCTCTACAAGAAGCCCCTCTTCCAGGGCCTGGTCAATACAGGCAATGCGAAGTTCCGCACTGTTCCCGATCTTGCGCTGCATATGGGCGGATGCCCCTATGGCGTGATCGGCACCTGCAACCCGGACGATAGCTATGACTACGAGGTGATCGGCGATGTATACGAAGGCGTCATCGGCACCAGCGCCTCCGCTCCCGATTTCGCTGGCCTCACCGCACTCAACATCCAACGGCAACATACACGGCTTGGCAACGAAAACTACTACATCTACACGCTTGCACTGCTCCAGAATATTGGGCTGCCGATCGACGTCTTCAAGACGAACATCCCTGGCTACAATGGCCTTTACCACACCACTCCAAAGGGTTATAACCGCGTACTCGGCAACGGAACACTGAACGGCGTGAACTTCCTGCTCGCGCCCTTCACCCCCGTAGCTGGAGTTCCGCAGACGCCTAGCAACCCCTAACCAGTTGTCTCGCATTGAGAAAAGGCCCGGACTCTCCGGGCCTTTTCTTGATGCTCCTCTGCTGAGCTACAGCTTGTAAGCCTTCCGCACCAGGTTGACCGTAAGATCCAGCACTACCTCGAACGCCTCATCCTCATCCAGACGATGCTCCGCCACCAGCCTGCCAAGGAAGGCGCAGTCGATTCGCCGCGCCACATCATGCCGCGCCGGGATCGACAGAAACGCTCGCGTATCGTCGTTGAAGCCCACTGTGTTGTAGAAGCCCGCCGTCTCCGTTGCCTGCTCGCGGAACCGCATCATCCCCTCCGGCGAATCGTGGAACCACCATGGCGGCCCCA
Protein-coding regions in this window:
- a CDS encoding S53 family peptidase, with amino-acid sequence MNQKVKSAILSLAILSLSASSFTLHAAEKAVLQSRVAATDQVGFDVYLPLQHRDQLEIDLHNLHDPNSSTYQKWLTPEQFHARYGATSSQLTAIQNQLTTYGLQASIVTPQHIHVTGSATSVEQALGTVLKHGIYPSGKTTIVAAQAISTPSTLSQVNAVVTGLSGTIRMRTHSHPAALPQNRYSATGGYFFDDLKQAYSYPSYKTYTGKGVTIGILMTGDFNPPDMTKYFTHEKLATPSYTTIQIDGGAPFSATGSFETHLDLQQSGGMAPDAKVILYNLPDLSDAHIMDGLSQILADNKADVVSMSFGAPELFYTAAYNDGTDYTYLFQEEDDLMAQGNAQGITFIASSGDSGALSAFPVVCFNGGPDCGSAEASVQFPASSPHVTGVGGTNLITTYTGSTSDLNSTYIREEAYADPLSSDIFYGTSATGSYWGSGGGDSILYKKPLFQGLVNTGNAKFRTVPDLALHMGGCPYGVIGTCNPDDSYDYEVIGDVYEGVIGTSASAPDFAGLTALNIQRQHTRLGNENYYIYTLALLQNIGLPIDVFKTNIPGYNGLYHTTPKGYNRVLGNGTLNGVNFLLAPFTPVAGVPQTPSNP